In the Patescibacteria group bacterium genome, one interval contains:
- the lepA gene encoding translation elongation factor 4: MSNTTNHIRNFCIIAHIDHGKSTLADCFLELTQTVSQRDMKEQILDQMDLEREKGITIKLQPVRMKYKLGDQEYELNLIDTPGHVDFNYEVSRSLAAVEGAILLVDAVQGIQAQTLSNLYLALEQDLTIIPVINKIDLPNADVEGTQQEIMNLLSIKKEDILLVSAKTGQGVEQILKEVIKQVPPPQGEINKPFKALIFDSHFDEYKGVMAYIRVVDGQIKSEDKILMMASQQEAEVLETGIFNPKLKKVTELSVGEIGYLATGLKISQHCRVGDTVVNPKIKVEALPGYKEVKPMVFAGIYLSEGSNFNKLRESLEKLQLNDAALTFEPDYSQALGHGFSCGFLGLLHLEIIQERLKREYNLKVIITTPSVAYHVKLKNGQQLLVHRPQEMPEPTKVESVQEPWMKVDIITPEKYLGPIMELVTNKNGEYISTEYLDHQVKTTYQRRVILHYDLPLNSLIRDFYDKLKSVSSGYASLNYEFNNYRSTEIIKLDILISEEKMPALSALIYKDSSFQEARQIVQSLKNNIPRQMFEIKIQAVINSDDKGGGKIIASERIAPMRKDVTAKLYGGDVTRKRKLLAKQKKGKQKMRQMGRVNIPPEAYLAMFKR, from the coding sequence ATGTCAAATACAACTAACCACATTCGCAATTTCTGTATAATTGCGCATATCGATCATGGCAAGTCAACCTTAGCTGATTGTTTTTTGGAATTGACGCAAACTGTTTCACAAAGAGACATGAAAGAGCAGATTTTAGATCAAATGGATTTAGAAAGAGAAAAGGGGATTACCATTAAATTACAGCCAGTCAGGATGAAATATAAATTAGGCGATCAAGAATATGAATTAAATTTAATTGACACGCCCGGACATGTGGATTTTAATTATGAAGTTTCGCGTTCCTTGGCAGCGGTTGAAGGTGCGATTTTATTAGTCGATGCTGTCCAGGGTATTCAGGCTCAAACTTTGTCAAATTTATATTTAGCTTTAGAGCAGGATTTAACTATTATTCCAGTCATTAATAAAATTGATTTACCCAATGCTGACGTGGAAGGTACACAACAAGAAATTATGAACTTATTATCAATTAAAAAAGAAGACATTCTCTTGGTTTCAGCCAAGACTGGTCAGGGGGTAGAACAAATTTTAAAAGAAGTTATTAAGCAGGTTCCACCGCCTCAGGGTGAAATTAATAAGCCATTCAAGGCTTTGATTTTTGATTCACATTTTGACGAATATAAGGGGGTGATGGCTTATATTCGAGTTGTTGATGGACAAATAAAATCAGAAGATAAAATTTTAATGATGGCATCACAACAAGAGGCGGAAGTTTTAGAAACCGGTATTTTTAATCCTAAACTTAAAAAAGTTACAGAATTAAGTGTAGGCGAAATTGGTTATTTAGCAACCGGCTTAAAAATTAGTCAGCATTGTCGAGTTGGTGATACCGTTGTTAATCCTAAAATAAAAGTTGAAGCCTTGCCTGGATATAAAGAAGTCAAGCCGATGGTTTTTGCTGGGATTTATTTAAGTGAAGGAAGTAATTTTAATAAATTGCGTGAAAGTTTAGAAAAATTACAGCTCAATGATGCGGCCTTAACTTTTGAACCGGATTATTCCCAGGCCTTGGGTCATGGTTTTTCGTGTGGTTTTTTAGGCTTATTGCATCTAGAAATTATTCAAGAACGTTTAAAGCGAGAATATAATTTAAAAGTAATTATTACTACGCCTTCAGTCGCTTATCATGTTAAATTAAAAAATGGCCAACAGCTTTTAGTTCATCGGCCACAGGAAATGCCAGAACCAACCAAGGTTGAGTCAGTTCAAGAACCCTGGATGAAAGTGGATATTATTACACCAGAAAAATATTTAGGTCCAATTATGGAATTAGTTACTAATAAAAATGGTGAATATATCTCAACAGAATATTTGGATCATCAAGTTAAAACTACCTACCAACGTCGAGTAATTTTACATTATGATTTGCCCTTAAATTCGCTTATTCGTGATTTTTATGATAAACTAAAAAGTGTCTCGTCGGGTTATGCTTCTTTAAATTATGAATTTAATAATTATCGATCAACTGAAATTATTAAACTTGACATTTTAATTTCTGAAGAAAAAATGCCAGCTTTGTCAGCTTTAATTTATAAAGATTCTAGTTTTCAAGAAGCACGACAAATAGTTCAATCTTTAAAAAATAATATTCCACGCCAGATGTTTGAAATTAAAATTCAGGCAGTTATTAATAGTGACGATAAGGGTGGTGGAAAAATTATTGCTTCTGAGAGAATTGCTCCAATGCGTAAAGATGTCACGGCTAAGTTGTATGGTGGCGACGTGACACGTAAAAGAAAACTTTTAGCTAAACAGAAAAAAGGCAAACAAAAAATGCGCCAAATGGGTAGAGTTAATATTCCGCCAGAAGCTTATTTAGCTATGTTTAAAAGATAA
- a CDS encoding C39 family peptidase, with the protein MSIKIKILLILAIFLVIEVLIYFKLQKPQNEANFSFTEPLEIVKEQKNMRAEKQINLETEKQENIETEKQENIEIKEQKSEEELNFPEDFELPVTFVSQAPMADWDLPYQEACEEASMIMVAKYFKQQNLTPEIMDDEIKKIVKWQQDYFGYYQHTTAQEVVETLEKYFNLSAELDFNINVENIKQQLYQGKLIIIPSSGRDLSNPYFSGEGPIYHMLVIRGWDEDEFITNDPGTRRGAGFKYQYQNLISSVHNVLSGGDGDLKVEEIKQGQPVMIVVGL; encoded by the coding sequence ATGTCGATTAAAATTAAAATTTTACTTATTTTAGCCATTTTTTTAGTTATAGAGGTGTTGATCTATTTTAAACTACAAAAACCCCAAAATGAGGCTAATTTTAGCTTTACGGAGCCGTTAGAGATTGTAAAGGAACAGAAAAATATGCGAGCAGAAAAACAGATAAATTTAGAAACGGAAAAGCAAGAGAACATAGAAACCGAAAAACAAGAAAATATAGAAATAAAAGAACAAAAAAGTGAAGAGGAATTAAATTTTCCAGAAGATTTTGAATTACCAGTGACTTTTGTTTCGCAAGCGCCAATGGCAGATTGGGATTTACCATATCAAGAAGCTTGTGAAGAAGCGAGTATGATTATGGTTGCTAAGTATTTTAAGCAACAAAATTTAACGCCAGAAATCATGGACGATGAAATAAAAAAAATAGTTAAATGGCAACAAGATTATTTTGGTTATTATCAGCACACTACAGCTCAAGAAGTGGTTGAAACTTTAGAAAAATATTTTAATCTTTCAGCTGAATTAGATTTTAATATTAATGTTGAAAACATTAAGCAACAACTTTATCAAGGAAAATTAATTATTATTCCTAGTTCGGGACGGGACTTATCTAATCCGTATTTTTCGGGTGAAGGGCCGATTTATCATATGTTAGTTATTCGTGGTTGGGATGAAGATGAATTTATTACCAATGATCCTGGAACTCGGCGCGGGGCTGGTTTTAAATATCAATATCAAAATTTAATTTCAAGTGTACACAACGTGCTAAGCGGAGGAGATGGTGATTTAAAAGTTGAAGAAATTAAACAAGGTCAACCAGTTATGATTGTGGTTGGACTTTAA
- a CDS encoding guanosine monophosphate reductase: MDAWSFSDVLIQPNYSEIKSRSLCDPTSDLGKFKLSLPLISANMKHVTGPKMVAIMAKYGGLGILHRFNSIEEGVEEFKESLELIQREQQILPAELIYKIGVSIGVNEESRERFEKLYQVGARLFCIDVAHGHHILVKEMIEFVKNKYADVILIAGNIATLQGALDLHNWGADIIKVGIGPGSMCQTRRNVGVGVPQIQALKEIREVSDEQNLNLKLIGDGGIKYTGDISKCLVYADAVMIGWIIAGTSETPGNVYQDPDGKFYKVYAGSASGESKNSNGQKVKFIEGMTQTVPFRGKVKYILIKIKENLQSAMSYAGAQNMEEFKNKAQLKAITFAGQIESKI, encoded by the coding sequence ATGGATGCTTGGAGCTTTTCTGACGTTTTAATTCAGCCGAATTATTCAGAGATTAAATCACGTTCACTCTGTGATCCGACTTCTGATTTGGGTAAATTTAAATTATCTTTGCCCTTGATTTCCGCCAACATGAAACACGTCACCGGACCTAAAATGGTAGCTATTATGGCTAAATATGGCGGATTAGGAATTTTACATCGTTTTAATTCAATTGAAGAGGGGGTGGAAGAATTTAAAGAAAGTTTAGAATTAATTCAACGGGAGCAACAAATTTTGCCAGCCGAATTAATATATAAAATTGGCGTTTCAATTGGAGTCAATGAAGAAAGCCGAGAAAGATTTGAAAAACTTTATCAAGTTGGCGCGCGTTTATTTTGTATTGACGTTGCTCATGGTCATCATATTTTAGTCAAAGAAATGATTGAGTTTGTAAAAAATAAATATGCGGATGTGATTTTAATCGCTGGCAATATAGCTACGCTTCAGGGTGCTTTAGATTTACATAATTGGGGAGCAGACATTATTAAAGTTGGAATTGGGCCTGGTTCGATGTGTCAAACTCGTCGCAATGTCGGCGTGGGTGTACCGCAAATTCAGGCTTTAAAAGAAATTCGTGAAGTGAGCGATGAACAAAATTTAAATTTAAAATTAATTGGCGACGGCGGAATTAAATATACTGGTGACATTAGTAAATGCTTAGTTTATGCCGATGCGGTTATGATTGGTTGGATAATCGCTGGGACTTCAGAAACGCCAGGCAATGTTTATCAAGATCCAGATGGTAAATTTTATAAAGTTTATGCTGGCTCGGCGAGTGGTGAATCAAAAAATTCTAACGGTCAAAAGGTTAAATTTATTGAAGGCATGACACAAACTGTACCATTTCGAGGCAAAGTAAAATATATTTTAATTAAAATTAAAGAAAATTTACAATCAGCCATGTCTTATGCTGGCGCGCAAAATATGGAGGAATTTAAAAACAAGGCTCAACTTAAAGCTATTACCTTTGCTGGTCAAATAGAAAGTAAAATTTAA
- the rpmA gene encoding 50S ribosomal protein L27, with amino-acid sequence MAHKKAGGSTRLGRDSNAQRLGVKIYGGQFAKQGAIIIRQRGTKFHSGKNVKRGNDDTLFATQAGIVEFIKRKKKKYDGSLKLITLVNINPVADKK; translated from the coding sequence ATGGCACATAAGAAAGCTGGTGGCTCTACTAGGCTGGGTCGCGATTCAAATGCTCAACGCTTAGGCGTAAAAATTTATGGTGGTCAATTTGCTAAACAAGGCGCCATTATTATTCGTCAACGCGGCACCAAATTTCATTCAGGTAAAAACGTTAAACGTGGTAATGATGACACCCTATTTGCTACTCAGGCAGGTATTGTTGAATTTATCAAAAGAAAAAAGAAAAAATACGATGGCAGTTTAAAATTAATTACCCTAGTCAACATTAATCCAGTCGCTGATAAAAAATAA
- a CDS encoding AAA family ATPase: MDTYILIFALVLFLSLTIYYLIKKSGTKIFSTSKSQSGVLSRYSVDLTQSAQQAKMDPIINRTEEIRRVTQILSRRTKNNPVLIGKAGVGKTAIVEGLAQKIVKRQVPIQLIGKRVISLDLGALMSGTKYRGEFEERIKAVLKEIEASQRQIILFIDELHILANTGGSEGGLGAADILKPLLARGDLQVIGASTFKEYFRSIKKDSALERRFQPVYIKEPSPEETLEILNGLKSRYEEFHKVEITEEAIREAIELGTKYLKNRYFPDKAIDLIDEAASKVKLYKVDAEQQGKEAQNLKVTAEEVRSVFREWMDIEQGSGEI; this comes from the coding sequence ATGGATACTTATATATTAATTTTTGCCCTGGTTTTATTTTTGTCTTTGACGATTTATTATTTAATCAAAAAATCAGGAACAAAAATATTTTCAACCAGCAAAAGTCAAAGTGGTGTTTTGAGTCGTTATTCGGTTGATTTAACTCAGTCGGCTCAACAAGCCAAAATGGATCCAATTATTAATCGCACCGAAGAGATCCGTCGGGTGACTCAAATTTTATCTCGCCGTACCAAAAACAATCCCGTTTTAATTGGTAAAGCTGGTGTCGGTAAGACGGCCATTGTTGAAGGTTTAGCTCAAAAAATTGTTAAGCGTCAAGTACCAATTCAATTAATTGGTAAAAGGGTTATTTCGTTAGATTTGGGGGCTTTAATGTCGGGGACTAAATATCGAGGTGAATTTGAAGAAAGAATTAAGGCAGTTTTAAAAGAAATTGAAGCTTCTCAACGCCAAATTATTTTATTTATTGATGAGTTGCATATTTTAGCTAATACTGGTGGTTCTGAGGGCGGTTTGGGAGCGGCCGATATTTTAAAGCCACTCTTGGCTCGCGGAGATTTACAAGTGATTGGTGCTTCAACTTTTAAAGAATATTTTCGGAGTATTAAAAAAGATTCAGCTTTGGAAAGGCGTTTTCAGCCAGTTTATATTAAAGAACCATCCCCCGAAGAAACTTTAGAAATTTTAAATGGATTAAAATCTAGATATGAAGAATTTCATAAAGTAGAAATTACCGAAGAGGCTATACGAGAAGCCATTGAATTGGGTACTAAGTATTTAAAGAACCGTTATTTTCCTGATAAAGCCATTGATTTAATTGACGAAGCCGCTTCCAAAGTTAAACTTTATAAAGTTGATGCCGAACAGCAAGGCAAAGAAGCCCAAAATTTAAAAGTGACAGCTGAAGAGGTTAGGAGTGTTTTTCGAGAATGGATGGACATTGAACAGGGTTCAGGTGAAATTTAA
- the mraY gene encoding phospho-N-acetylmuramoyl-pentapeptide-transferase, which translates to MINWEILRIFILTVSATIIGVIWAPLLTNFLYKNRLGKKIRQSKDSPIYSQMHAVKAGTPTMGGILIWGTTAGLALILWLLSKFTHWQIFDQLNFINRSETWLPLAGLIFAAIIGLVDDLLNIRGQGANGGGLRMRYKWILYGLIGLVGALWFYFKLDWSIVHVPLIGNFEIGWWFIPFFMLVVAATSHSVNLTDGLDGLAGGILLTSFGAYGVISFMQGRFDLAVLCGIIIGALLAFLWFNIYPARFFMGDTGSMSLGTTLALIALFTNESLLLVIIGMIFVSESLSVIIQIISRKIRHKKIFISAPVHHHFEAKGWPEPKVVMRFWLISGVGAVLGIILFLIDKTF; encoded by the coding sequence ATGATTAATTGGGAAATTTTAAGAATCTTTATTTTAACCGTTTCAGCTACAATTATCGGAGTGATTTGGGCGCCATTGTTGACTAATTTTTTATATAAAAATCGTTTAGGCAAGAAAATTCGTCAGAGCAAAGATAGCCCCATCTATTCTCAAATGCACGCTGTTAAAGCTGGTACGCCGACGATGGGCGGAATTTTAATTTGGGGGACAACAGCTGGTTTGGCTTTAATTCTGTGGCTATTATCAAAATTTACTCATTGGCAAATATTTGATCAATTAAATTTTATTAATCGTTCGGAAACGTGGTTACCACTAGCTGGTTTAATTTTCGCTGCGATAATTGGTTTAGTGGATGATTTATTAAATATTCGTGGCCAGGGAGCTAATGGTGGTGGCTTACGTATGCGTTATAAATGGATTTTATACGGTTTAATCGGTTTGGTGGGTGCTTTATGGTTTTATTTTAAATTAGACTGGAGTATTGTTCATGTTCCCTTGATTGGTAATTTTGAAATTGGCTGGTGGTTTATACCGTTTTTCATGTTGGTTGTGGCCGCAACTTCGCATTCAGTTAATTTAACTGATGGTTTGGATGGTTTGGCTGGTGGTATATTATTAACTTCTTTCGGCGCTTATGGAGTAATCAGTTTTATGCAAGGAAGATTTGATTTAGCGGTTTTGTGTGGAATTATTATCGGTGCGTTGTTGGCTTTTTTATGGTTTAATATTTATCCGGCTAGGTTTTTTATGGGCGATACCGGTTCTATGTCCTTAGGAACAACTTTAGCTTTAATTGCTTTATTTACAAATGAATCTTTGTTATTAGTTATTATTGGGATGATTTTTGTGAGTGAATCTTTATCTGTTATTATTCAAATCATTTCTCGCAAAATTCGACATAAAAAAATTTTTATTTCTGCACCAGTCCATCATCATTTTGAAGCTAAGGGTTGGCCAGAACCAAAAGTTGTAATGCGGTTTTGGTTAATTTCGGGTGTGGGTGCGGTTTTAGGTATTATTCTGTTTTTAATTGATAAAACGTTTTAA
- a CDS encoding septum formation initiator family protein — translation MKRFKFYNRQSSFRYLWSSKWSLLVLLIIFSLVFYSTIKTVFRSQQVNHEIKNLENQALAIEQENLELNKLIQYLDSDEFGERESRLKLGMQKPGEQVVVILDNPNTPDQFENSSEDELSVSKNCLKWWHYFFN, via the coding sequence ATGAAGAGATTTAAATTTTACAATCGTCAATCGTCTTTTAGATATCTTTGGAGTTCAAAATGGTCACTACTTGTTTTGCTAATTATTTTTTCATTAGTTTTTTATTCAACTATTAAAACCGTTTTTAGAAGTCAGCAAGTCAATCATGAAATTAAAAATTTGGAAAATCAAGCCTTGGCAATCGAACAAGAAAATTTAGAACTAAATAAGCTAATTCAATATTTAGACAGCGATGAATTCGGTGAACGTGAAAGCCGTTTAAAATTGGGTATGCAAAAACCGGGTGAACAAGTGGTTGTTATCTTAGATAATCCCAACACGCCCGATCAATTTGAGAACTCTTCAGAAGATGAACTATCGGTGTCTAAAAATTGTTTGAAATGGTGGCATTATTTTTTTAACTAA
- the murJ gene encoding murein biosynthesis integral membrane protein MurJ, with amino-acid sequence MKKFFEDRVGKTVAGGAMIIAVFSVISKLLGLLRDRLLAVNFGAGDVLDTYYAAFRLPDLIFNTLVLGALAAAFIPVFIDYWQKDKDEAFKIANSIMNLIFVFLTILGIILFILARPLIGYLVAPGFSSDKQLATAELTRIMLLSIVFFGLSNVVSSILNSFKKFLAYSLAPVMYNLGIILGIIFLVPKFGPIGLAWGVVVGSLLHLIIQLPAVFKTGWHWQPVLNWRHSGVKKIAVLMLPRTFGLAINQVNQLIITIIASTLAVGSVAVFNLANNLQHMPIGILAIPLAVACFPYLSENISQNKEQEFVINFSVTLRRILFLIIPASIFIFLLRAQVVRIVLGAGEFDWQDTVLTLKTLGWFSLSLFAQSLIPLLARSFYALKDTKTPVLSSLISVAINIGLGLYLGKIMGVPGLALAFSIGSILNMTILFLILRTRFKWLDEKKICWSFLRIIVISLISGIFLQLTKNILGEVVDMQRFHGVFLQFLIAGGVGCGVFLSLALAFKMEEVDAIKKIFNSRLGRFLRR; translated from the coding sequence ATGAAGAAATTTTTTGAAGATAGAGTTGGTAAAACAGTCGCCGGCGGAGCGATGATTATTGCTGTTTTTTCTGTTATCAGTAAATTACTCGGTTTATTGCGTGATCGTTTGTTGGCGGTTAATTTTGGAGCTGGTGATGTCTTAGATACTTATTATGCTGCTTTCCGTTTGCCAGATTTAATTTTTAATACATTGGTTTTGGGTGCCTTAGCAGCTGCTTTTATTCCGGTTTTTATCGATTATTGGCAAAAAGATAAGGACGAAGCTTTTAAAATTGCCAATTCGATTATGAATTTAATTTTTGTTTTTTTAACAATTTTAGGAATAATTTTATTTATTTTAGCCCGACCATTAATTGGTTATTTGGTGGCGCCTGGTTTTTCGTCCGACAAGCAGTTGGCCACAGCCGAATTAACGCGTATTATGTTGCTAAGTATTGTTTTTTTTGGATTAAGTAATGTTGTTTCTAGTATTTTAAATTCTTTCAAAAAATTCTTAGCCTATTCCTTGGCTCCAGTGATGTATAATTTAGGTATTATTCTGGGTATTATTTTTTTAGTACCCAAATTTGGACCAATCGGTTTGGCTTGGGGTGTGGTTGTGGGTTCGTTGTTACATTTAATAATTCAATTACCAGCGGTGTTTAAAACTGGTTGGCATTGGCAACCTGTTTTGAATTGGCGTCACTCTGGTGTTAAAAAAATTGCCGTTTTAATGTTGCCACGGACTTTTGGTTTAGCTATTAATCAAGTTAACCAATTAATTATTACTATCATTGCTTCAACTTTAGCCGTGGGGAGTGTGGCGGTTTTCAATTTAGCTAATAACTTGCAACACATGCCAATTGGTATTTTAGCTATTCCTTTGGCTGTAGCCTGTTTTCCATATTTATCAGAAAATATCAGCCAAAATAAAGAGCAAGAATTTGTAATAAATTTTTCCGTAACTTTAAGACGTATTTTATTTTTAATTATTCCCGCTTCAATTTTTATTTTTTTATTACGCGCTCAAGTAGTTAGAATCGTTTTAGGGGCAGGTGAATTTGATTGGCAGGATACAGTTTTGACTTTAAAAACTTTAGGTTGGTTTAGTTTGTCTTTATTTGCTCAATCTTTAATTCCGTTATTGGCGCGCTCGTTTTATGCTTTAAAAGACACCAAAACACCGGTTTTGAGTAGTTTGATTTCAGTCGCCATTAATATTGGTTTAGGTTTATATTTGGGAAAAATTATGGGTGTGCCTGGTTTAGCTTTGGCTTTTTCAATTGGTAGTATTTTAAATATGACAATTTTATTTTTGATTTTAAGAACTAGATTTAAATGGCTAGATGAAAAGAAGATTTGCTGGTCGTTTTTGCGTATTATAGTTATTAGTTTAATTTCAGGTATTTTTTTACAATTAACTAAAAATATTTTAGGTGAGGTAGTTGATATGCAAAGATTTCACGGTGTATTTTTACAATTTTTGATTGCCGGTGGTGTGGGTTGTGGAGTATTTCTTTCTTTAGCTTTAGCTTTTAAAATGGAGGAAGTTGATGCGATTAAAAAGATTTTTAATAGTAGGTTAGGTAGATTTTTGAGGAGATAA
- a CDS encoding PH domain-containing protein, producing MFKPNHILRENENILKSAHPHPLTFTWSILIAILLLLGGFFFMYPLFQKGTWGIALFVAMIMIGFILILRIYVSWFFSELIITNFRVINLMQQGLFHRQVVEVDYDKISDVDYQVKGIFRTLFQYGDINVQILPNKKITIQNIAKPKIDQNLISQICQEQRQARQAIEKKLLTAEDILNNTPLQEIYKVIRSLKISLGKDNLEKIINQTDQNDEEI from the coding sequence ATGTTTAAGCCTAATCATATTTTACGTGAAAATGAAAATATTTTAAAGTCCGCTCATCCACACCCCCTGACTTTTACTTGGTCAATTTTAATTGCCATTTTATTGTTACTGGGGGGATTTTTTTTCATGTATCCACTTTTTCAAAAAGGCACATGGGGAATTGCCCTGTTTGTTGCAATGATTATGATTGGTTTTATTTTAATTCTTAGAATTTACGTGAGTTGGTTTTTTAGTGAGTTAATTATTACTAATTTTAGAGTGATTAATTTAATGCAACAGGGTTTATTCCATCGTCAGGTCGTAGAGGTTGATTATGATAAAATTAGTGACGTGGATTATCAAGTTAAAGGTATTTTTAGAACCCTGTTTCAGTATGGCGATATTAACGTTCAGATTTTACCAAATAAAAAAATTACTATTCAAAACATCGCTAAACCCAAAATTGATCAAAATTTAATTTCGCAAATTTGTCAAGAACAACGTCAAGCTCGTCAAGCTATCGAAAAAAAATTATTAACTGCTGAGGACATTTTAAATAATACACCTTTGCAGGAAATTTATAAAGTCATTCGCAGTTTAAAAATTAGTCTAGGTAAAGATAATTTAGAAAAAATTATTAATCAAACCGATCAAAACGATGAAGAGATTTAA
- a CDS encoding ribonuclease H-like domain-containing protein translates to MSTLIFDIETIGENFNDLDETTQHALTRWIERESITHDEYEKRLEDIKNGLGFSPFTGEIVAIGVLDHGKNKGVVYYQNPDNSNSSFEEGGMSFKSMSEAEMLEHFWQGVKKYDNFVSFNGRGFDVPFLMIRSAIHKIKASKDLMYNRYLNYQKNNAKHIDLMDQLIFYSAVHKKPNLHIVCRAFGIPSPKAQGVTGDDVKELFDQKQYLDIAKYNVGDLKATQALYNYWQEYLNLD, encoded by the coding sequence ATGTCAACATTAATTTTTGATATTGAAACCATAGGAGAAAATTTTAACGATTTAGATGAGACTACTCAACATGCTTTAACGCGTTGGATTGAGCGCGAATCAATTACTCATGATGAATATGAAAAGCGTTTGGAAGATATTAAAAATGGTTTAGGCTTTTCGCCATTTACTGGGGAAATTGTAGCAATTGGCGTATTGGATCATGGAAAAAATAAAGGAGTGGTTTATTATCAAAATCCAGACAATTCAAATTCAAGTTTTGAAGAAGGGGGGATGAGTTTTAAAAGTATGAGCGAGGCTGAAATGTTAGAACATTTTTGGCAAGGGGTAAAAAAATATGACAATTTCGTGTCTTTTAATGGTCGTGGTTTTGATGTGCCCTTTCTGATGATTCGTTCGGCTATTCATAAAATTAAAGCTAGTAAAGATTTGATGTATAATCGTTATTTAAATTATCAAAAAAACAATGCCAAACATATAGATTTGATGGATCAATTAATTTTTTACAGCGCAGTTCATAAAAAACCCAACTTGCATATTGTTTGTCGGGCTTTTGGTATTCCTAGTCCCAAAGCTCAAGGGGTGACTGGCGATGATGTCAAAGAATTGTTTGATCAAAAGCAATACTTAGATATTGCTAAATATAATGTTGGAGATTTAAAAGCTACCCAAGCTTTATATAATTATTGGCAAGAATATTTAAATTTAGATTAA